Within Streptomyces antibioticus, the genomic segment GACGACCAGCGGGAGACCGGAAAGCTGGTCGACGCGTACCAGAAGTTCGCGGAGAGCTGCGGCGCGCGGTCCGCCCGGCTGCTGCGGCACGTCTCGACCGTCGAGGCGGCCCGCGACATGGACGTGCTGCGCGGGGTGCTGGGGGACCGGCGGCTGACGTACGTGGGCGCGTCGTACGGGACGCTGCTCGGCGCGACGTACGCCGGACTGTTCCCGGAGCGGGTGGGCCGGCTGGTCCTGGACGGCGCGATGGACCCTTCGCTGTCCGCCCGCCGGCTGAGCCTGGACCAGACGGCGGGCTTCGAGACGGCGTTCCGGTCCTTCGCCAAGGACTGCGCGCGCAGCGCCGGCTGCCCGCTCGGCAAGGAGGAGGCCGAGGTCGGCCGCAACCTCAAGGCGTTCTTCCGCCGCCTCGACGCCCGCCCCGTCCCCACCGGCGACCCGTCCGGCCGCCCGCTCGGCGAGGCGCTCGCCACCACCGGCGTGATCGCGGCGATGTACGACGAGAGCTCCTGGGAGCAGCTCCGTGACGCGCTGACCGCGGCGATCGAGGAGAACGACGGCTCCGGCCTGCTCGCCCTGTCCGACAGCTACTACGAACGCGACGGCGACGGCCGCTACGCCAATCTGATGGCCGCCAACGCCGCCGTGAACTGCCTCGACCTCCCGTCCGCCTTCTCGGGCCCCGAGGACGTACGGCGGGCGCTGCCGTCCTTCGAGAAGGCGTCCCCGGTCTTCGGCGAGGGCCTCGCCTGGGCCTCCCTGAACTGCACGTACTGGCCGGTCGCGGCCACGGGCGAGCCGCGCCGCATCGAGGCGAAGGGCGCCGCGCCGATCGTCGTCGTCGGCACCACCCGCGACCCGGCGACCCCCTACCGCTGGGCCCAGGCCCTCTCCGGCCAGCTCGCCTCGGCCCGCCTCCTCACCTACGTCGGCGACGGCCACACCGCCTACGGCCGCGGCAGCTCCTGCATCGACTCCACGATCGACACCTACCTCCTGACCGGCACACCCCCACCCTCCGGCAAGCGCTGCCGCTGACCCAGGGGGTGGTCCGAGCCCCTCCAGAAACTGTGTAGACTTACCGACGTTGCTGACCACACCATGGTCCGCAGCGCGCCGCCTTAGCTCAGATGGCCAGAGCAACGCACTCGTAATGCGTAGGTCTCGGGTTCGAATCCCGAAGGCGGCTCCATCTCTGACACAGCGGTTTCCTTCGGGGGGCCGCTGCCGTCGTTCCGTCCTGGTTGCGGCCAGTTGCCGTTGCCGCCCTGGCAGCCGCTCATCCGGCCTTGCCCCGCTTGCCGCGACGCAGTGGGATCGGATTTGTTTCGTGAGTGCAGGTCGGCCCGAGGGTGAATTCGAATACGGTTTGGGCTGATTTTGGGCTACTGCGAGGAGATGGCCGGGGCGGCACCGTTGGCAGAGCCTGCAGGCAAGAGCGAGCCATTGATTTGATGGATAGTCGTGACGAACCGGTAGGTATTGCCGGTATCGGCTTGATCGTCGGCATCGGGGTACGACCGGGAGTGGCGAACTCGCGCGGAACGTGAGTGTGTCGAATCGGCGACATGGCGAGAATTCTCAATCCATTTGATTGGTAGCGAGAGAAACGTGAATCAGGTGGAAGTTGTCGAGCTGGCGGGGCGTGGCCCGACCGATATGAGCGTCGCGGGGCTTGTCGTCTGCGCAGTGCTGCTTCCGCTGGGGGTCTCGGTGGGGAGCAACATCGCGCAGGCTGCCGATCGCGTGCATGCGCTCCTTGCGGTCGTCCTGCCGGGCCCCGTGGAGAGGGAGTCGTCGAGGTCGCTTCGCTTTGCCGGTTGGGTCATCGCGTTCCTGTCCTTCGTGGGAATGGTTGTTGAAATTCGGTCGGGCGTAACCTGAGTCACCCGCGGAAACAGTGGTCAAGTGCGGGCACCTGAAGACGGAGGCGATGTGTTTCATTTCGTGTGGGCCGCGCTCGTATCGGCTCTTGGTGCACTGATCGCCTGCGATTACCGCAACCTGGCCATCCGGGTATACGACGCAATCGGGACGATCGCGCCGGGAGGGCCGCCCAGCCCTCGGTTCACTCCGGACCATCTCAGGGTCATATGGGCAATCTTGGCGGTTGTCTGTGGCGTGGTGGCAATTGTCAGAGGCGTGGCGTTGTTCGGCTGATCCGCGTTCAGCCTCGGGTTCTGCGTAATCCCGGCGCTGAGGTGGGTGTTCAGGTTGTTCCGGACCGGCACGATCGGGCCGCCGAGCCGCTGGTGCGCGGTCCGGATCAGGTCGCGGTGGTCCTTCCGGCCTCGTCCTCAAACCGGCCTCGTCCTCGAAGACGAGCCGGGCGCCGGGCGCCGTCGCGGTCCTTCCGTCCGGGGCCAGGTCTTCTTCGTCGAGCCACTGGCGGCGGCCGGAGCGCGGCGTCCTTCCGCACGTGCACGGCGGAGACGGTTACGGGGTGGGCGGCGAGCCGGGGTGTTCAAACAAATGGGGGCTCTCTACGGTTGGGGTTCGGCTGGTCTGTGGGGATGGATGGGTGAAGGGGGCTGAGTGGAAGCCGAGTTGGCGACTCTTGCCGCGTCGGGGGCGACGGCGCTGGTCGGGCTGATGGTTTCGGACGCGTGGGAACGGGCCAAGGGGGCGATCGCCCGGTTCGCCGGGCGGCGCGCTTCGGGCGAGGACGTCGAGGGCGAACTGGAAGCCGACCGTGCCGAGTTGAACGACGCACGGACGACGGGAGGCGTACGCGCTCAGGCAGACGTCCGGGCCCGGTTGCGGCAGCGGCTGGAGGCGCTCTTTCAGGAGGATCCCGGTGCTGCCGAGGAGTTGGCACGGCTGCTGGCCGAGGTCGCTCCAGAGTCCTCCCGGACCTTCGTCAGCCTTGTCAGTGGAGGGGTGAACTACGGTCCCACCTTCCAGGGTTCGCACATCCACGGTGGCATCACCTTCAACGTCGGGACGGCTACGGCGTCGGATTCCGCTGTGCGACCCGATCAAGTACCTGCTGTGACAGTTCCGTTCAGTAACCGCACTGCCGAACTCGCCAATCTGGACGCGTTATTTGGCGGGCGCGCGGATCGCTCCGGGTCCGTTGACGTCGGTGTGCTCGCCGGCCTCCCGGGTGTCGGCAAGACGACCATGGCCTGGCATTGGGCGGCGGCGTCGCGGGCGCTCTTCCCGGACGGCCAGTTGTACGTGGACTTCGCGGCACTGAGGGACCGGTCCGTGCCGATGAGTCTCGTCGGCGCCGATGTCTCCGAGGCCCTCGCCATGTGCCTGAGGTCGCTGTCGGGAAGCGACGACGGCATTCCGAGTTCACTTGCGGAACGGACCAACCTGTTCCGGTCGCGCTCGGCCGACCTTCGCATCCTGCTCGTCCTTGACGACGTGAACCAGCCCGCACAGGTGCGCGCTCTGATCCCCAAGGGGCCGGGCAGCGCCGTGCTGGTCACGAGTCAGGGCAGGCTCGGTGAACTGGCCATGGACGGTGCCCGGTTGATCTCTGTCAAACCGCTGGATGCGCACGGCGGGCTCGCGCTGCTGAGGGACCGGTGCGGTGCGGAAGCGGTCGCGGCCGAGCCCGAGGCCGCGGAGCGTCTGGTCGAGCTGTGCGGCGGGCTCCCGGTGGCCCTCCAGGTCGTGGCGGCGCGGCTGGTCACCGATGACGCCCTGAGCATGACGGCTCTGGCCGCCGAACTGGACGACGAAGCCGGAAGGCTGGCCGGGATGGCGCTGGAAGGTGAGGAGTCCTCCGTGTCCGCTGTTCTGGGTCCCTCCTATCGGCTGTTGCCACCGGAAGCCGCTCGGCTCTACCGCCTCCTGGGCTGGCTGCCGGTCGGCCTCTTCGACGCCGGCGTGGCTGCGGTCGCCGCCGATGTCGACACGCGGCGCGCGAAGCGTCTGCTGGGTGTCCTGGTGAAGGCCAGCCTGGTGGAGAAGACACAGGACGGCCGCTACCGCATGCACGATCTGGTCCGTCTGCACGCCAAGGAGCGCGCGGTGGCGGAGGAGCCGGAGAACGCGGAGGTGGCCCTGACGGAACGGGTGGGCACGCACTATCTCGTGCTGACCGCGTTCGCCGACCGCGCCCTCAGGCGGGACCGGCTGCGGATCGCCGAGCTGAGCGCCCTGCTGCGGGACGCCGATGATCCCTTCGCCGCTGTCGGCGGGCCGCCGCCCTTGGAGTGGCTGGACACAGAGCGCCCCGCCGTCCTGGCGGTGTTGCGCACGGCCGTCCGGTTCGGGCTGCACACCTTGGCGTGGCGGCTGGCCGAGGCGTTCACCGTGCTGTTCCTGTACCGCCGCTACCTCGGGGCCTGGAAGGAGTCGCTGGAGCTGGGTGCCGAGGCAGCGGCCGCAGCGGCGGCTTCGGCGGGCACGGCCGGCGAGTTCACGGAGGCCACGGCGGCAGAGGCCCGGCTGCGCAGCCTGCTGTCGCGCCCGTTGCTGGACCTCGGCGAGAACGACCGGGCCGCAGCGGAACTCGACAAGGCCGTCGCCCTGGCCGAGACGTCCGGTCACCTCGTCCTGCGCGCCTCCGTACAGGAGTTCCTCGGACGGTACCGGGACCTCTGCGAACCGTCTCGCGCCGTCGATGCCTACCTGCTCTCCCTGCAACTCAACGAGCAGGCCGGGGAGGCCCGTGGCGCGGCCATCGCCGCCTACTTCCTCGGGTGCGCGCAGGACGCCCAGGGCGATCACGCGGAGGCCATGGTCACCTTGCGCCGGGCGCGACAGGAGCTGGAGAGCCGGGACGAGCCCGACCGCCGGATGGCGGCCCGGGTGACCGCCGCCATGGGCGTCGTACACGATCATCTCGGTGAGACCGAGGAGGCGGTTCGCGAGCTGCGCGGGGCGGCCCAGGTGCTGGGCGAGTGGGGGCGACGCACTACGAGGCGCAGGCGCTGGTGCAGCTCGCCGACGTCGCCGAGCGGACCGGGGACCGTGACGGCCTGGTGCGCGAGTGTCTGAGCCGGGCCGTCGCCGTTCACGAGGCGGCCGGCAGTCGCTTGGCGGAGGAGCTGAGGCGGCGGTTGGAGGATCTCGATCAGTAGCGCGGCCGGTGCGGGCGGGGGCGTACGCGGAGGGCGACGTCCTCGTCCCGGCCGGCACCGATCCGCAGCGTCACGTGGGTGTCGTCCAGCGGGCGGCCCGCGCGCAGGCACGCGTAGACGACCGCGGCCGGCAGGGTCGGATCCGTCACCGGTCCGGTGGTCGCCGCCTCCACGATCCGGCCGTCCCTGAGCCCGACCAGACAGCAGCCTCCGCGAACGTCCGAGACCGCGAGGAGGCTTCCGGGGAACCGGGCGAGTGTCTCCTCGATCCAGCGGAGGGCGCCGACCGAGGTGGACGCGGCCCGGCGCCGGACGAGGACTGAAGCGCTCTCGGCCAAGCGGTGGTCGCGTTCGTCGTCGACGCAGGCCAGATGGGTGGAGCAGGTGGAGGTGTCCGGGTGTGCGTCGTCGTGCGCGGTCGCTGCCGCCGGAAAGCGGCGCACGGAGACCGTCGGTGCCTCGCTGTCTCCGGTGACGAGGGTGGTCACTTGCCACGACGTGACCGGTGAGGCGGGTGGGTCCGGTACGGGCAGCAGCAGGGGCGACGGCGGTGGGGACGCCGGCTCGGCCAGATTCAGCAGGCGGTAGAGGGCGGTGCGGAGCCTGGCGAGGGCCTGCCCCGGTTCGGCGAAGGCCCGTTCCGCGACCGCCGCGTACCGCCGGGGAGTGTGCTCACGGATCAGGTCCTCCACCTGCCGGAGCAGGTCCCCCCGGGTGTCGAGGCGCGGTGCCACGGCCGCCAGATCGTGGACGGCGGTCCCGGGCACGGCGTCACTCCCGAACGCGGCCAGCAGCACCGGTGTACCCGACGCGGCGCCGTACAGCGTCACCGAACCGTGGTCGCCGATCACGACGTCCGCCGCGACCAGCGCGGGCCGCCAGGCATGGACGGCCGGCATCAGCAGCAGGCCCGCGTCCAGGGCGGCGGCGGCCTGCGAGGTGTGGATCTGCCACGCTCCATGGGCCGACCAGACATTGGGGTGGACGATCGCACCCACCCGGTAGTCGTCGTAGGGGAGTTGGGACAGCAGACGCGACAGCAGATCCGGATGGCGGCCAAGGAGCGAGGTGGGTCCCCAGGTGGAGCTGACCATGACCAGACGCTGGTGCTCCGCGACCCCCAGCGCGTCCCGGTACGCGTTCCTGCGTGACCGGCTGACGACCAGCTCGTCGTAGCACGGGTCGCCGACCAGCAGCGTGTGTCCTGCGGACTTCGGGTGGGTGGCGAGCAACTGCTCTTCCTGTGCCGGATGCGAGACGGCCAGCCAGGCGCGCCCCGACTCGAGCAGTGAGTCCGGTACGACGCCGGAGAGTCTGTCCGTCGAACTCCGGGAATCCGGAACGTACTTCTGGAAGCCGATGCCGTGCGGCAGCACCAGCACCGGACAGTCGCCCTCCGGCACGTCGATGTTCTCGCTGGCGGTGAGGATGAGGTCGGGGGTCGTCCGGCCGAGCTGTTCCCACGGCATGACCCGGCATCCGGCCTCGTGGAGGAGGTCGAGGACACCGGCGTTGAACGCGGACGTGGGGTCGTGGGCGAAGACGACGGTCACCCGGCCGTCTCCGCGCAGGAGCGACGGCAGGGTCTCCAGGACCCGTACGGTCGAGGTGACCGTGCGGGCGGCGACGACAAGAGTGCGTTCGCTCTGGAAGGTGCTCCACCGGTGGGCGTCGGCCCCTACGGGAACGCGAAGCGGCGGCTGGCTACCGAACAAGGCGGCCGCCTCTGACAAACCCCTGCCCCCGACTGGTCAGCGGCTCGCGGCTCGCGGCTCGCGGCTCGCGGCTCGCGGCTCGCGGCTCGCGGCTCGCGGCTCGCGGCTCGCGGCTCGCGGCTCGCGGCTCGCGGCTCGCGGCTCGCGGCTCGCGGCTCGCGGCTCGCGGCTCGCGGCTCGCGGCTCGCGGCTCGCGGCTCGCGGCGATGGTGCTTAGCGCATCTCAAGCCGGTTTGCAATCTTTCGGCCGGTTTCCCGGCGGGCGGACGGGCATGTGAACTCGTACACGGTATCGAAATCGCGGTGACCGTGACGCACGCATGGTGTGAACCCCGTGTGCCGGTCCGGTCGTCCGCGAGCACCTGATCTGAAGCGCGTCGAGCAGCAGTTGTCCGACCGGATACACGGTCACGACCAGGAAGGCCCCGCCGTGCCACAGGGAAGCCCCGATGTCACGCAGACCCCGGCACATCTCGCCCGTCTCGACCAGGACGTCTCCTACCGCCGACTGACCCCCGCCGGCGCCGCCTTCTACCGTGCGCTCGCGGTGTGTGCGTGGCCGACCGTGACCGTCCGCTGTGCCGCGCATGCCGCCGGTGTCGGAGAGGGCGAAGCCCGCGTGTTCCTTGAGCAGTTGGCCCGACT encodes:
- a CDS encoding alpha/beta hydrolase is translated as MHTRRSPGRSPRSSLVAVTLLSVAALLVPACSPSRDTTSPAGSAARAELAALPKATPSALTSYYGQKLDWRSCGVPGFQCATMKAPLDYADPAKGDVRLAVARKKATGPGKRLGSLLVNPGGPGGSAVGYLQGYAGIGYPAEVRARYDMVAVDPRGVARSEPVLCLDGRAMDAYTQTDVTPDDQRETGKLVDAYQKFAESCGARSARLLRHVSTVEAARDMDVLRGVLGDRRLTYVGASYGTLLGATYAGLFPERVGRLVLDGAMDPSLSARRLSLDQTAGFETAFRSFAKDCARSAGCPLGKEEAEVGRNLKAFFRRLDARPVPTGDPSGRPLGEALATTGVIAAMYDESSWEQLRDALTAAIEENDGSGLLALSDSYYERDGDGRYANLMAANAAVNCLDLPSAFSGPEDVRRALPSFEKASPVFGEGLAWASLNCTYWPVAATGEPRRIEAKGAAPIVVVGTTRDPATPYRWAQALSGQLASARLLTYVGDGHTAYGRGSSCIDSTIDTYLLTGTPPPSGKRCR
- a CDS encoding NB-ARC domain-containing protein gives rise to the protein MEAELATLAASGATALVGLMVSDAWERAKGAIARFAGRRASGEDVEGELEADRAELNDARTTGGVRAQADVRARLRQRLEALFQEDPGAAEELARLLAEVAPESSRTFVSLVSGGVNYGPTFQGSHIHGGITFNVGTATASDSAVRPDQVPAVTVPFSNRTAELANLDALFGGRADRSGSVDVGVLAGLPGVGKTTMAWHWAAASRALFPDGQLYVDFAALRDRSVPMSLVGADVSEALAMCLRSLSGSDDGIPSSLAERTNLFRSRSADLRILLVLDDVNQPAQVRALIPKGPGSAVLVTSQGRLGELAMDGARLISVKPLDAHGGLALLRDRCGAEAVAAEPEAAERLVELCGGLPVALQVVAARLVTDDALSMTALAAELDDEAGRLAGMALEGEESSVSAVLGPSYRLLPPEAARLYRLLGWLPVGLFDAGVAAVAADVDTRRAKRLLGVLVKASLVEKTQDGRYRMHDLVRLHAKERAVAEEPENAEVALTERVGTHYLVLTAFADRALRRDRLRIAELSALLRDADDPFAAVGGPPPLEWLDTERPAVLAVLRTAVRFGLHTLAWRLAEAFTVLFLYRRYLGAWKESLELGAEAAAAAAASAGTAGEFTEATAAEARLRSLLSRPLLDLGENDRAAAELDKAVALAETSGHLVLRASVQEFLGRYRDLCEPSRAVDAYLLSLQLNEQAGEARGAAIAAYFLGCAQDAQGDHAEAMVTLRRARQELESRDEPDRRMAARVTAAMGVVHDHLGETEEAVRELRGAAQVLGEWGRRTTRRRRWCSSPTSPSGPGTVTAWCASV